A genome region from Pseudomonas sp. S06B 330 includes the following:
- a CDS encoding ABC transporter permease, whose product MNWEVIIKWLPKLVQGATLTLELLAIAVIVGLILAIPLGIARSSRHWYVRALPFGYIFFFRGTPLLVQLFLVYYGLAQFDAVKNSAFWPYLSDPFWCTVLTMTLHTAAYIAEILRGALQAIPRGEIEAARALGMSRTKAMIFIMLPRAARIGLPAYSNEVILMLKASALASTVTLLDIIGMARTVIARTYMPIEIFFAAGMLYLVISFVLVQAFKQLERWLRVDACQGR is encoded by the coding sequence ATGAACTGGGAAGTCATTATCAAGTGGCTGCCAAAGCTCGTTCAGGGCGCCACACTGACCCTGGAGTTGCTGGCTATTGCGGTGATTGTCGGCTTGATCCTGGCCATTCCGCTGGGTATCGCTCGCTCGTCGCGGCACTGGTACGTACGCGCATTGCCATTTGGCTACATCTTCTTCTTCCGTGGCACCCCACTGCTGGTGCAACTGTTCCTGGTGTACTACGGCCTGGCGCAGTTCGATGCGGTGAAAAACAGCGCCTTTTGGCCGTACCTGAGTGATCCGTTCTGGTGCACGGTACTGACCATGACCCTGCACACGGCGGCCTATATCGCCGAGATCCTGCGTGGCGCCCTGCAAGCCATTCCTCGCGGTGAGATTGAAGCAGCCCGCGCCCTGGGCATGTCGCGGACCAAGGCGATGATCTTCATCATGCTGCCACGTGCGGCGCGCATCGGTCTGCCGGCCTACAGCAACGAAGTGATCTTGATGCTCAAGGCCAGTGCCTTGGCCAGCACAGTGACCTTGCTGGACATCATCGGTATGGCCCGGACCGTCATTGCCCGGACTTACATGCCGATTGAGATTTTCTTCGCCGCCGGGATGCTGTACTTGGTGATCTCCTTCGTACTGGTGCAAGCGTTCAAGCAACTCGAACGCTGGCTGCGCGTCGACGCCTGCCAGGGTCGTTGA
- a CDS encoding ABC transporter permease: MNIDLYGFGPALAAGTLMTVKLALSALCVGLLLGLLGALAKTSPFKPLQWIGGTYSTLVRGVPELLWVLFIYFSFATMMDKPFVAGVIALGLCFGAYATEVFRGAILAIPKGHREAGLALGLSKTRIFSKLILPQMWRMALPGLGNLFMILMKDTALVSVIGLEEIMRQAQNGVTNTKLPFTFYMAAACIYLCLTIVAMTVMHFLEKRAARGFARPNQ, encoded by the coding sequence ATGAATATTGATCTATACGGATTCGGTCCGGCCCTCGCGGCCGGGACACTGATGACCGTCAAACTGGCGTTGTCGGCCCTCTGCGTGGGGCTGCTGCTGGGGCTGCTTGGCGCCCTGGCCAAGACCTCGCCCTTCAAACCCCTGCAATGGATTGGTGGCACCTACTCGACGCTGGTTCGCGGCGTGCCGGAATTGCTCTGGGTACTATTTATCTACTTCAGCTTCGCGACGATGATGGACAAGCCCTTCGTGGCTGGTGTCATCGCCCTGGGCCTGTGCTTCGGGGCGTATGCCACCGAAGTTTTCCGTGGCGCGATCCTGGCCATCCCCAAAGGTCACCGGGAAGCTGGCCTGGCCCTAGGGCTGTCCAAGACCCGGATCTTCTCTAAACTGATCCTGCCGCAAATGTGGCGCATGGCCCTGCCAGGCCTGGGCAATCTGTTCATGATTCTGATGAAAGACACCGCCCTGGTGTCGGTAATCGGTCTGGAAGAAATCATGCGCCAGGCGCAGAACGGCGTAACCAACACCAAGTTGCCGTTCACCTTCTACATGGCCGCAGCCTGTATCTACCTGTGCCTGACCATTGTCGCCATGACCGTCATGCACTTTCTGGAAAAACGCGCCGCGCGCGGTTTCGCGAGGCCTAACCAATGA
- a CDS encoding ABC transporter substrate-binding protein, whose translation MQTYKKFLLAAAATLVFSANAMAAEKLKMGIEAAYPPFNSKDASGQVVGFDKDIGDALCAKMKVECEVVTSDWDGIIPSLLAKKFDFIVSSLSITDERKQAVDFTDRYYSNKLQFIAPKNSDFKIEKTDMDSLKTALKGKTIGTQRATLSGTWLEDNFSDEVKAIKLYDTQENAYLDLTSGRVDALLADKLVNVDWLKSEAGKNYEFKGEPVVESDEIGIAVRKGDPLREKLNTALKEIVADGTYKKINDKYFPFSIY comes from the coding sequence ATGCAGACCTATAAGAAATTCCTCCTGGCCGCTGCCGCCACGCTGGTGTTCTCGGCCAATGCAATGGCTGCCGAAAAACTCAAGATGGGCATCGAAGCGGCTTACCCGCCGTTCAACAGCAAGGATGCCAGTGGCCAGGTTGTCGGCTTTGATAAAGATATCGGTGATGCACTGTGCGCCAAGATGAAAGTCGAGTGCGAAGTGGTCACCTCCGATTGGGACGGCATCATCCCGTCGCTGCTGGCCAAGAAGTTCGACTTCATCGTCTCGTCGCTGTCGATCACTGATGAGCGCAAGCAAGCCGTCGATTTCACCGACCGCTACTACTCCAACAAGCTACAGTTCATCGCTCCAAAGAACAGCGACTTCAAGATCGAAAAAACCGATATGGACTCGCTCAAGACTGCACTCAAGGGCAAGACCATCGGCACCCAGCGCGCCACCCTGTCCGGCACCTGGCTTGAAGACAACTTCAGCGACGAAGTCAAAGCCATCAAGCTCTACGACACCCAGGAAAACGCCTACCTCGACCTGACCTCCGGTCGCGTCGATGCGCTGTTGGCTGACAAGTTGGTCAACGTCGACTGGCTCAAGTCCGAAGCGGGCAAGAACTATGAGTTCAAAGGCGAGCCTGTGGTTGAGAGCGACGAAATCGGTATCGCCGTACGCAAAGGCGACCCACTGCGCGAGAAGCTAAACACTGCGCTGAAAGAAATCGTTGCTGACGGCACCTACAAAAAGATCAACGACAAGTACTTCCCGTTCAGCATCTATTGA
- a CDS encoding ABC transporter ATP-binding protein — translation MAEATPALEIRNLHKRYGDQEILKGISLTARDGDVISILGSSGSGKSTLLRCINLLENPHQGQILVAGEELRLKAAKNGELVAADNKQINRLRSEIGFVFQNFNLWPHMSILDNIIEAPRRVLGQSKAEAIEHAEALLNKVGIHNKRHSYPAELSGGQQQRAAIARTLAMRPKVILFDEPTSALDPEMVQEVLNVIRALAEEGRTMLLVTHEMGFARQVSSEVIFLHQGLVEEQGTPQQVFENPNSARCKQFMSSNR, via the coding sequence ATGGCTGAGGCCACGCCCGCGCTGGAAATCCGCAACCTGCACAAACGCTACGGCGACCAGGAGATCCTCAAGGGCATCTCGCTGACCGCACGCGATGGCGATGTGATCTCGATCCTGGGATCCTCCGGCTCCGGCAAGTCCACCCTGCTGCGCTGCATCAACCTGCTGGAAAACCCGCACCAGGGCCAGATCCTGGTGGCCGGTGAAGAACTCCGGCTCAAGGCTGCGAAAAACGGCGAGCTGGTAGCTGCCGATAATAAGCAGATCAATCGCTTGCGCAGCGAGATCGGCTTTGTGTTCCAGAATTTCAATCTGTGGCCACACATGAGCATCCTCGACAACATCATCGAGGCCCCTCGCCGCGTGCTGGGTCAGAGCAAGGCCGAAGCCATCGAGCATGCCGAAGCGCTGCTCAACAAGGTCGGCATCCACAACAAGCGCCACAGCTATCCGGCCGAATTGTCCGGTGGCCAGCAACAGCGTGCGGCCATTGCCCGCACCCTGGCGATGAGACCCAAGGTCATACTGTTCGACGAGCCGACCTCGGCCCTGGATCCGGAAATGGTCCAGGAAGTGCTTAACGTTATCCGCGCCCTCGCCGAAGAAGGCCGTACCATGCTACTGGTTACGCACGAAATGGGCTTCGCCCGCCAAGTGTCCAGCGAAGTTATCTTCCTGCACCAAGGGCTGGTCGAAGAGCAGGGAACGCCGCAGCAGGTTTTTGAAAACCCGAACTCGGCGCGTTGTAAACAATTCATGTCCAGCAACCGCTAA
- the gabP gene encoding GABA permease → MSGTHNSNDLAQGLKQRHVTMLSIAGVIGAGLFVGSGHAIAAAGPAVLLAYAAAGTLVVLVMRMLGEMAVASPDTGSFSTYADKAIGHWAGFTIGWLYWWFWVLVIPLEANAAAAILHAWFPDVGIWVFSLVITLLLTATNLFSVKNYGEFEFWFALLKVIAIIGFIVLGLAAVFGFLPNSQVSGVSHLFDTQGFMPNGLGAVLAAMLTTMFSFMGTEIVTIAAAESKDPGKQISKATNSVIWRIFLFYLVSIFLVVALVPWNSSELAEVGSYQTVLNLMGIPNAKLIVDIVVLIAVTSCLNSALYTSSRMLFSLSKRGDAPAVAQRTTSSGTPYVAVVLSTAAAFLTVAANYVAPAAVFEFLLASSGAIALLVYLVIAISQLRMRRQRMARGEKIAFKMWLFPGLTWAAIVFIVGILTVMLIRPDHRIEIVATGLLSIAVVAAGLLVARKRKAEAAGRVVLNN, encoded by the coding sequence ATGAGCGGTACGCACAATTCCAATGACCTCGCTCAGGGGCTCAAACAACGGCATGTCACCATGCTGTCCATTGCTGGTGTTATCGGTGCCGGCCTGTTCGTAGGCTCTGGCCACGCCATTGCCGCCGCCGGTCCGGCCGTTCTGCTGGCCTATGCCGCCGCCGGTACCCTGGTGGTGCTGGTGATGCGCATGCTCGGAGAGATGGCGGTTGCCTCACCGGATACGGGCTCCTTCTCTACTTATGCCGACAAGGCCATCGGCCACTGGGCCGGTTTTACCATTGGCTGGCTGTACTGGTGGTTCTGGGTGCTGGTGATTCCGCTGGAAGCCAACGCCGCAGCGGCCATCCTGCATGCCTGGTTCCCTGATGTCGGTATCTGGGTCTTTAGTCTGGTTATTACCCTGCTGCTGACCGCGACCAACCTGTTCAGCGTGAAGAACTACGGCGAGTTCGAGTTCTGGTTTGCCCTGCTCAAGGTTATTGCCATCATCGGCTTCATTGTTCTTGGTCTGGCGGCAGTCTTTGGTTTCCTGCCTAACAGCCAGGTCAGCGGCGTCAGCCATCTGTTCGACACCCAGGGCTTCATGCCTAACGGGTTGGGCGCAGTGCTGGCAGCCATGCTGACCACCATGTTCTCGTTCATGGGTACCGAAATCGTTACGATTGCGGCAGCCGAATCCAAGGATCCGGGCAAGCAGATTTCCAAGGCCACCAACTCGGTGATCTGGCGGATCTTCCTGTTCTACCTCGTATCGATCTTCCTTGTAGTGGCGCTGGTGCCGTGGAACAGCAGCGAGCTGGCAGAAGTCGGCTCCTACCAGACCGTGCTGAACCTGATGGGCATCCCTAACGCCAAGCTGATCGTCGACATCGTTGTGTTGATCGCGGTAACCAGTTGCCTGAACTCGGCGCTGTACACCTCCTCGCGCATGCTCTTTTCCCTGAGCAAGCGTGGCGATGCGCCGGCCGTGGCCCAGCGCACCACCTCCAGCGGTACCCCGTACGTTGCGGTGGTGCTGTCGACGGCGGCGGCGTTCCTGACTGTGGCTGCCAACTACGTGGCACCTGCCGCGGTGTTCGAGTTCTTGCTGGCCAGCTCCGGCGCCATTGCCTTGCTGGTGTATCTGGTGATTGCCATTTCGCAACTGCGCATGCGCCGCCAGCGTATGGCGCGAGGTGAGAAGATCGCCTTCAAGATGTGGCTGTTCCCAGGCCTGACCTGGGCGGCCATCGTGTTTATCGTCGGCATTCTTACCGTGATGCTGATCCGTCCGGATCACCGCATCGAGATCGTTGCGACTGGCTTGTTGTCGATTGCCGTGGTCGCGGCGGGGCTGCTGGTGGCACGCAAGCGCAAGGCCGAAGCGGCTGGGCGAGTGGTGTTGAACAACTGA
- the ppk2 gene encoding polyphosphate kinase 2: MSEESTALPLPLPAPETPANASQPPLPKPATPRTRRPRATRKTTTVTVDGEISTISQQPAALKVASAPRGSNEDSPTAKLPASYPYRTRMRRAEYEKAKHALQIELLKVQSWVKETGQRIVVLFEGRDAAGKGGTIKRFMEHLNPRGARIVALEKPSEQEKGQWYFQRYIQHLPTAGEMVFFDRSWYNRAGVERVMDFCTPLQYLEFMRQAPDLERMLCNSGTLMFKYWFSVNREEQLRRFISRRDDPLKHWKLSPIDIKSLDKWDEYTAAKEAMFFHTDTADAPWTVIKSDDKKRARINCIRHFLHSLDYPGKDLSVAYQPDPLLVDRAARVLEEEDRGELPQSA; encoded by the coding sequence ATGAGCGAAGAATCCACTGCCCTGCCACTGCCCTTGCCCGCCCCAGAAACGCCAGCGAACGCCAGCCAGCCCCCGCTACCCAAGCCCGCTACCCCACGCACACGGCGGCCACGCGCCACCCGCAAGACGACTACAGTTACCGTCGACGGTGAAATCAGTACCATCAGCCAGCAACCGGCTGCACTGAAGGTCGCCTCGGCACCACGTGGCTCGAACGAAGACAGCCCCACGGCAAAACTGCCCGCCAGCTACCCCTATCGCACCCGCATGCGCCGCGCGGAGTACGAAAAGGCCAAGCACGCTCTGCAGATCGAACTGCTCAAGGTGCAAAGCTGGGTCAAGGAAACCGGCCAGCGCATCGTCGTCCTCTTTGAAGGCCGTGACGCAGCTGGTAAGGGCGGTACCATCAAGCGCTTCATGGAGCACCTGAACCCACGTGGCGCACGTATCGTCGCCCTGGAGAAGCCTTCCGAGCAGGAGAAGGGCCAGTGGTATTTCCAGCGCTATATCCAGCACCTGCCCACCGCCGGTGAAATGGTCTTCTTCGACCGCTCCTGGTACAACCGTGCCGGTGTCGAGCGCGTCATGGACTTTTGCACGCCGCTGCAATACCTGGAATTCATGCGCCAGGCACCTGACCTGGAGCGCATGCTCTGCAACAGCGGCACGCTGATGTTCAAATACTGGTTCTCGGTCAACCGCGAAGAGCAACTGCGCCGCTTCATCTCGCGTCGTGACGACCCGCTCAAACACTGGAAGCTGTCGCCGATCGACATCAAGTCGCTGGACAAGTGGGATGAATACACCGCCGCCAAAGAGGCGATGTTCTTCCATACCGATACCGCCGATGCGCCGTGGACGGTGATCAAGTCCGACGATAAGAAGCGCGCGCGAATCAACTGCATTCGTCATTTCCTGCATTCGCTGGATTATCCGGGCAAGGACCTGAGCGTGGCCTACCAGCCTGATCCACTGCTGGTTGACCGTGCTGCGCGGGTGCTTGAGGAGGAAGACCGTGGCGAGCTGCCTCAGTCGGCCTGA
- a CDS encoding oxidative damage protection protein yields the protein MTRTVMCRKYKEELPGLERPPYPGAKGQDIFEHISQKAWADWQKEQTMLINEKRLNMMNAEDRKFLQGEMDKFFSGQEFEKAEGYVPPAE from the coding sequence ATGACCCGCACCGTAATGTGCCGCAAGTACAAAGAAGAACTACCGGGCCTGGAACGCCCACCTTACCCAGGCGCAAAGGGCCAGGACATCTTCGAGCACATCTCGCAGAAGGCCTGGGCCGACTGGCAGAAAGAGCAGACCATGCTGATCAACGAGAAGCGCCTGAACATGATGAACGCCGAGGACCGCAAATTCCTCCAGGGCGAGATGGACAAATTCTTCTCCGGCCAGGAATTCGAGAAGGCCGAAGGCTACGTTCCACCAGCCGAATAA
- the mutY gene encoding A/G-specific adenine glycosylase: MSPEQFSSAVLEWYDRNGRHDLPWQQGITPYRVWVSEIMLQQTQVSTVLNYFSRFMEALPTVQALAEAPEDEVLHLWTGLGYYTRARNLQKTAKIVVEQYGGEFPRDVEKLTDLPGIGLSTAGAIASISMGLRAPILDGNVKRVLARYTAQQGYPGEPKVAKALWANAERYTPHSRVNHYTQAMMDLGATLCTRSKPSCLLCPLKISCEAHMLGEEIRFPVPKPRKELPQKRTLMPLLANRDGAILLYRRPSSGLWGGLWSLPELDNLEQLEDLAYQHGLNLASSQALDSLTHTFSHFQLAIEPWLVRVEAATDHVAEADWLWYNLATPPRLGLAAPVKKLLKRAADVLLTGESR; the protein is encoded by the coding sequence ATGAGTCCCGAGCAGTTTTCCAGCGCCGTGCTGGAGTGGTACGACCGTAACGGCCGTCATGACCTGCCCTGGCAACAGGGCATCACTCCTTATCGAGTGTGGGTTTCGGAGATCATGCTGCAGCAGACCCAGGTGAGCACCGTGCTCAATTACTTCAGCCGGTTCATGGAGGCGCTGCCGACCGTGCAGGCCCTGGCTGAAGCCCCCGAGGATGAAGTGCTGCACCTGTGGACGGGCCTGGGTTACTACACCCGGGCTCGCAATCTGCAAAAGACCGCGAAGATCGTCGTCGAACAGTACGGCGGTGAGTTTCCCCGTGACGTGGAGAAACTGACCGATTTGCCAGGCATCGGCCTGTCCACCGCCGGCGCCATCGCCAGTATCAGCATGGGCCTGCGCGCACCAATCCTCGATGGCAACGTCAAACGCGTGCTGGCGCGCTACACCGCCCAGCAAGGTTATCCAGGCGAACCAAAGGTAGCCAAGGCGCTGTGGGCCAACGCCGAGCGCTATACACCGCACAGCCGGGTCAACCATTACACCCAGGCGATGATGGACCTTGGCGCCACCTTGTGTACCCGTAGTAAGCCCAGTTGCCTGCTGTGCCCGCTGAAGATCAGCTGTGAGGCGCACATGCTTGGCGAAGAAATCCGCTTCCCAGTGCCCAAGCCGCGCAAGGAGTTGCCACAGAAGCGCACGCTGATGCCGTTACTGGCCAACCGCGATGGCGCCATTCTGCTTTATCGGCGCCCGTCCAGCGGCCTCTGGGGAGGTCTGTGGAGCCTGCCGGAGCTGGATAACCTCGAACAGCTTGAAGATCTGGCCTACCAGCACGGCCTGAACCTGGCCAGCAGCCAGGCGCTAGACAGCCTGACCCACACCTTCAGCCATTTTCAGCTAGCCATCGAACCCTGGCTGGTCCGGGTCGAGGCGGCCACAGACCACGTGGCCGAGGCCGACTGGCTCTGGTATAACCTCGCCACCCCGCCGCGCCTGGGCCTTGCCGCCCCAGTGAAAAAACTGCTCAAACGCGCGGCCGACGTATTGCTTACAGGAGAGTCGCGATGA
- a CDS encoding AsmA family protein: protein MKAFGKILGLVLLGLLLIIVALGFALTHLFDPNDYKDEIRQLARDKAHVELTLNGDIGWSLFPWLGLELHEASIATLNNPKAPFADLQMLGLSVRVLPLLRREVQMSDVRVEGLNLTLSRDENGHGNWEDIGKPLPAATTAPTDPATPAPAGDATAKADSKSDANERPVKLDIDSLTVNNARVQYTDARSGQIFGAESIQLSTGAVHEGVNIPLKMTAFISSGQPVLKARTELNGELRFDRRLKRYQFEDMKLSGEASGEPLQGKTLTFAAQGQLLVDLAANVAEWNGLKLSANQLRALGELNLRELDKTPQLTGGLSIAQVNLRTFLDSIGHPLPATADANALSKFEMVSRLQGSPNSLALEDLAIKLDDSTFSGRLAVEDFAKQALRIQLKADKFDADRYMLAKSEAAASSKAARQAEVKSKEQSALASAGNTPLPDAPTQVAWSNDKLLPVDRLRQLDLQADLNFGLLTLDKLPIENANLKTQGQGGLITLETLRGGLYDGSFESKGTLDVRPAVPQIGLNTKINRVPVEHFIKSHTETPPVKGLLTLNSDLTATGNSQKALIDTLNGNANFVINDGILVNANLEQQLCQAIATLNRKDLSGEPRGKDTPFQELKGSLVMRNGLASNPDLKVRIPGLTVNGHGDLDLRVLGMDYRVGVIVEGDKRDMPDPACQVGERYVGLELPLRCRGPLELGAKACRLDKDGLGKVAAKLAGDKVSEKLSDKIDEKLGDKVSPELKDALKGLFKK, encoded by the coding sequence ATGAAAGCGTTCGGCAAAATCCTGGGGCTAGTGCTTCTCGGACTGTTGCTGATCATTGTGGCTCTAGGCTTTGCCTTGACCCACCTCTTCGATCCCAACGACTACAAAGACGAGATTCGCCAGCTGGCACGCGATAAAGCCCACGTCGAGCTGACGCTCAATGGCGACATTGGCTGGAGCCTGTTCCCCTGGCTGGGTCTGGAGCTGCATGAAGCCAGCATCGCGACCCTGAACAACCCCAAAGCGCCGTTTGCCGACCTGCAGATGCTTGGGCTGTCCGTACGTGTGCTGCCCTTGCTGCGCCGTGAAGTGCAGATGAGCGACGTGCGCGTAGAAGGTCTTAACCTGACCCTGAGCCGCGACGAGAATGGCCATGGCAACTGGGAAGACATCGGCAAGCCCTTGCCCGCGGCGACTACCGCCCCCACCGACCCTGCAACCCCAGCTCCCGCTGGCGATGCCACCGCCAAAGCCGACAGCAAGAGCGACGCTAACGAGCGTCCTGTCAAACTGGACATCGATAGCCTGACCGTGAACAACGCTCGGGTGCAGTACACCGATGCCCGCAGCGGGCAGATCTTCGGCGCTGAAAGCATCCAGTTGAGCACGGGTGCTGTACACGAAGGTGTGAATATTCCACTGAAAATGACCGCCTTCATCAGTAGCGGTCAACCGGTACTCAAGGCGCGCACCGAGCTAAACGGCGAACTGCGCTTCGACCGCCGCCTCAAGCGCTATCAGTTCGAAGACATGAAGCTCAGCGGCGAAGCCTCCGGCGAGCCTCTGCAGGGCAAGACCCTGACCTTCGCCGCCCAGGGTCAGTTGCTGGTCGACCTGGCAGCCAACGTCGCTGAGTGGAATGGCCTGAAACTCTCGGCCAACCAGCTGCGCGCCCTTGGCGAACTGAACCTGCGTGAACTGGATAAAACCCCGCAGTTGACCGGTGGCCTGTCCATTGCCCAGGTCAACCTGCGCACCTTCCTCGACAGCATCGGCCACCCGCTGCCTGCCACGGCTGACGCCAACGCATTGAGCAAGTTCGAGATGGTCAGCCGCCTGCAAGGCAGCCCTAACAGCCTGGCCTTGGAAGACCTGGCAATCAAACTCGACGACAGCACCTTCAGCGGTCGCCTGGCCGTCGAGGATTTCGCCAAACAAGCTTTGCGTATCCAGCTCAAAGCCGACAAGTTCGACGCCGATCGCTACATGCTAGCCAAGAGCGAAGCGGCTGCCAGCAGCAAAGCGGCGCGCCAGGCCGAGGTCAAGAGCAAAGAGCAAAGCGCACTGGCCAGTGCCGGTAACACGCCACTGCCGGACGCGCCAACCCAAGTCGCCTGGAGCAACGACAAGCTGTTGCCGGTCGATCGCCTGCGCCAGCTCGACTTGCAAGCTGACCTGAACTTCGGCCTGTTGACCCTGGACAAGCTACCCATCGAGAACGCCAACCTCAAAACCCAGGGCCAAGGCGGCTTGATCACCTTGGAAACCCTGCGCGGCGGCCTCTACGACGGTAGTTTCGAAAGCAAAGGTACCCTCGATGTACGCCCAGCAGTCCCGCAGATCGGTCTGAACACCAAGATCAACCGAGTACCGGTCGAGCACTTCATCAAGAGCCATACCGAAACACCACCGGTCAAAGGCTTACTGACGCTGAACAGCGATCTGACCGCCACCGGCAACAGCCAGAAGGCGCTGATCGATACCCTCAACGGTAACGCCAACTTCGTCATCAACGACGGCATCCTGGTCAACGCCAACCTTGAGCAGCAGCTTTGCCAGGCCATCGCCACCCTCAACCGCAAGGACCTGAGCGGCGAGCCGCGTGGCAAGGACACGCCGTTCCAGGAGCTCAAAGGCAGCCTGGTAATGCGTAATGGCCTAGCCAGCAACCCTGACCTGAAGGTGCGTATTCCCGGCCTGACGGTCAATGGCCATGGTGACCTTGACCTGCGCGTGCTGGGCATGGACTACCGGGTCGGTGTCATCGTCGAAGGCGACAAGCGCGACATGCCGGACCCGGCCTGTCAGGTCGGTGAGCGTTATGTCGGCCTCGAACTGCCCTTGCGTTGCCGTGGCCCGCTTGAGCTGGGCGCTAAGGCCTGCCGTCTGGACAAGGACGGCCTGGGTAAAGTCGCCGCCAAGCTTGCCGGTGACAAAGTCAGCGAAAAACTCAGCGACAAGATCGACGAGAAGCTCGGTGACAAGGTCAGCCCGGAGCTCAAGGATGCACTCAAGGGGTTGTTCAAAAAATGA
- a CDS encoding OFA family MFS transporter: MNSSITAGAITSSPGFLSKERIIAAPGFNRWLVPPAALAIHLCIGMAYGFSVFWLPLSQAIGISAPVACAPDMSFFARLFSAECDWQISMLSWIYTLFFVFLGCSAAIWGGWLEHAGPRKAGVVSALCWCGGLLISAFGIYTHQLWLMWLGSGVIGGIGLGLGYISPVSTLIKWFPDKRGMATGMAIMGFGGGAMVGAPLAAALMNHFASPEGVGVWQSFVVMAVIYFVFMIGGALAYRVPPTGWKPEGWTAPLKKTSNAMITHRHVHVSVAWKTPQFALIWLVLCLNVSAGIGILGMASPLLQEVFAGKLLGNDLSFSELNTAQLAQIAAIAAGFTGLLSLFNIGGRFFWASFSDYIGRKNTYFAFFALGVALYALVPNMGHLGNIALFVAAFCIILSMYGGGFATVPAYLADLFGTQMVGAIHGRLLTAWAAAGVLGPVLITYLREYQLALGVERAAVYDITLYILAGLLVLGFVCNALVRPVADKYFMTDAQLAAEQALSHDQKNDNARVLQWHAAPGSLPLVIAAWLVVGIPLALGIWVTLQKTAVLFN; this comes from the coding sequence ATGAATAGCAGTATCACGGCAGGCGCTATCACCAGCAGCCCTGGTTTCCTGTCCAAGGAACGAATTATTGCCGCCCCCGGCTTCAACCGCTGGTTGGTGCCACCGGCGGCACTGGCCATCCATCTGTGCATCGGCATGGCCTATGGTTTTTCGGTGTTCTGGTTGCCTTTGTCGCAAGCAATCGGTATTAGCGCGCCAGTCGCTTGTGCGCCGGACATGAGTTTTTTCGCCCGTCTGTTCAGTGCCGAGTGTGACTGGCAGATTTCGATGTTGAGCTGGATCTACACGCTGTTCTTCGTTTTCCTCGGTTGTTCGGCAGCCATCTGGGGTGGCTGGCTTGAGCACGCCGGGCCGCGCAAGGCCGGGGTGGTGTCGGCGCTGTGCTGGTGTGGTGGCCTGCTGATCTCGGCGTTTGGCATCTATACCCACCAACTCTGGTTGATGTGGTTGGGCTCGGGCGTCATCGGCGGTATCGGTCTGGGCTTGGGCTACATCTCGCCGGTTTCGACCCTGATCAAGTGGTTCCCGGACAAGCGCGGCATGGCGACCGGCATGGCGATCATGGGTTTTGGCGGTGGCGCCATGGTCGGTGCGCCGTTGGCGGCAGCGCTGATGAACCACTTCGCCAGCCCTGAAGGTGTCGGCGTATGGCAGAGCTTCGTGGTGATGGCGGTGATTTACTTCGTGTTCATGATCGGCGGCGCTTTGGCCTATCGCGTACCGCCCACTGGCTGGAAGCCCGAGGGCTGGACCGCACCGCTGAAGAAAACCAGCAATGCGATGATCACTCACCGCCATGTACACGTCAGTGTGGCGTGGAAAACCCCGCAGTTCGCCTTGATCTGGCTGGTATTGTGCCTGAACGTATCGGCGGGTATTGGCATTTTGGGCATGGCCTCGCCATTGCTGCAGGAGGTTTTCGCCGGCAAGTTGTTGGGCAACGACCTGAGTTTCAGTGAGCTCAATACCGCGCAATTGGCGCAGATAGCTGCCATTGCTGCCGGGTTCACCGGGCTGTTGAGCCTGTTCAACATCGGTGGGCGGTTTTTCTGGGCCTCGTTCTCCGACTACATCGGCCGCAAGAACACCTATTTTGCTTTCTTTGCCTTGGGTGTCGCGCTGTATGCACTGGTGCCGAACATGGGGCACCTGGGCAACATCGCCCTGTTCGTGGCAGCGTTCTGCATCATCCTGTCGATGTACGGTGGTGGCTTTGCCACCGTGCCCGCTTATTTGGCTGACTTGTTTGGCACACAAATGGTTGGCGCCATTCATGGTCGCCTGTTGACCGCCTGGGCTGCTGCCGGTGTGCTCGGGCCGGTGTTGATCACCTATCTGCGTGAGTACCAATTGGCGCTGGGTGTCGAGCGGGCAGCGGTGTATGACATCACCCTGTATATCCTCGCCGGCCTGCTGGTGCTGGGTTTTGTCTGTAATGCGCTGGTACGTCCGGTTGCCGACAAGTACTTCATGACGGATGCGCAGCTGGCAGCTGAACAGGCGCTGAGCCATGACCAGAAAAATGACAATGCCCGGGTGCTGCAATGGCATGCCGCACCGGGCAGTCTGCCGTTGGTGATTGCTGCCTGGCTGGTCGTGGGGATCCCGCTGGCGTTGGGCATCTGGGTGACGTTGCAGAAGACCGCAGTGCTGTTCAACTGA